In Verrucomicrobiota bacterium, one DNA window encodes the following:
- a CDS encoding sulfatase-like hydrolase/transferase, translated as MFLKILPWTRLFVIIATLFVPKLDADDRPNVIVINVDELRWDGLSMSGHPFVQTPHIDRIAREGILMENSFVTTPLCGPSRGCLMTGQYAHTNGSYKNRAPKGHTKLLKTYPMLFQKAGYKTAFIGKWTTGVNSDKTPHPGFDRWFCSGVNRDYKMDPIVNVDGAMIPYKGHATDIDSAETVRFIRENKDHPFNISLWHRSVHTSYGDEGLIAAERNRGLYMNQPIERRLSAHPGFVVQPSLKGFAQKPPTDEDIRNIARMTVDIDDGVGEIYRVLEEAGILDKTMIIFVGDNGFFFGEHGLTEKRLAYEESIRVPFFVRYPPLIHGNSRSPVGVLNIDIAPTLLALAGIPIPEDMHGENLLPVFQGGSLKEPRSALLFEFWPETDLPGQLCWWKAVRTDNWKFVHYYQEPFYDELYDLKNDPYEMNNLIKEKDQAKVLMKMQSELERLMIKYGDKGGDYAFWENL; from the coding sequence ATGTTTTTAAAAATCCTCCCCTGGACCCGGTTGTTTGTTATTATAGCAACGTTATTCGTTCCCAAGCTGGATGCGGATGATCGCCCCAATGTGATTGTCATTAACGTGGATGAACTGCGTTGGGATGGTTTAAGCATGAGTGGTCATCCTTTTGTGCAGACGCCGCATATTGATCGGATTGCCCGGGAAGGAATACTGATGGAAAACTCCTTTGTGACCACACCGCTTTGTGGACCGAGTCGAGGATGTCTGATGACGGGTCAGTATGCGCATACCAATGGAAGCTACAAAAACAGAGCGCCCAAAGGGCATACGAAATTGCTTAAAACCTATCCGATGTTGTTTCAAAAGGCAGGTTACAAAACGGCATTCATCGGCAAATGGACAACGGGCGTTAACAGCGATAAAACACCTCATCCAGGATTCGACCGGTGGTTCTGTTCCGGCGTGAATCGTGATTACAAGATGGATCCAATCGTAAATGTGGATGGGGCGATGATTCCTTATAAAGGGCACGCAACCGATATCGATTCCGCGGAAACGGTACGCTTCATTCGTGAAAACAAAGACCATCCGTTCAATATTTCCCTGTGGCACCGATCCGTCCATACGAGCTATGGCGATGAAGGCCTAATCGCCGCGGAGCGCAATCGCGGTCTCTACATGAATCAACCTATCGAGCGTAGGCTGAGTGCTCACCCAGGCTTCGTTGTGCAGCCATCTCTAAAGGGTTTTGCACAGAAGCCACCGACGGATGAAGACATCCGCAATATTGCCCGGATGACGGTCGATATCGATGATGGAGTGGGTGAGATCTATCGAGTCTTGGAAGAAGCAGGTATACTCGATAAAACCATGATTATCTTTGTTGGCGATAACGGATTCTTCTTCGGCGAACACGGACTCACCGAGAAGCGATTGGCTTATGAAGAATCGATACGCGTGCCATTCTTTGTGCGCTATCCACCGTTGATCCATGGCAACAGTCGATCACCAGTGGGCGTGCTTAATATCGATATTGCTCCCACGCTTCTGGCGTTGGCGGGAATACCCATTCCGGAGGATATGCATGGGGAGAATCTGTTGCCTGTTTTTCAGGGAGGTTCTTTGAAGGAACCTCGCTCAGCACTATTGTTTGAGTTCTGGCCTGAGACCGATTTGCCGGGACAATTGTGTTGGTGGAAAGCAGTCCGCACGGACAACTGGAAATTCGTTCATTACTACCAGGAACCATTTTATGATGAGCTCTATGATCTAAAGAATGATCCTTATGAGATGAACAATCTTATCAAAGAAAAGGATCAGGCAAAAGTGTTGATGAAAATGCAGTCCGAACTTGAAAGGCTCATGATCAAGTACGGTGACAAAGGTGGTGATTATGCTTTCTGGGAAAACCTCTGA